One Terriglobia bacterium DNA segment encodes these proteins:
- a CDS encoding LytTR family DNA-binding domain-containing protein: MSLSAVIVDDEQLARDELAYLLKSVDGVDIVAQGKNGVEAVNLIKEHAPDLVFLDVQMPGLDGFGVIKRLIDKKVSMPQIVFATAFDQYAVKAFEVNAVDYLLKPFDKKRVAQSVQKARQRIQSPAAPTDKLETLVKMLEQQKTAASKIVIKAGGRLFLVDQKDICYASIEDGVITVFTATTDGQSNCRTLEELLDSLDPSLFWRAHRSFLVNINRIKEVVPWFKSSYQLRMDDKKQSEIPVSRAQTKRLRELFGL, encoded by the coding sequence ATGTCCCTTTCCGCAGTGATCGTGGATGATGAGCAGTTGGCGCGGGACGAGCTCGCCTACCTGCTGAAGTCGGTGGACGGCGTCGACATCGTCGCCCAGGGCAAGAACGGCGTGGAGGCGGTGAACCTGATCAAGGAACACGCGCCCGACCTGGTCTTCCTGGACGTGCAGATGCCGGGGCTGGATGGCTTTGGAGTCATCAAGAGGCTGATCGACAAGAAGGTCAGCATGCCGCAGATCGTCTTTGCCACGGCCTTCGACCAGTACGCGGTCAAGGCGTTCGAGGTCAACGCGGTCGACTACCTGCTGAAGCCGTTCGACAAGAAACGCGTGGCGCAGTCGGTGCAGAAGGCCAGGCAGCGCATCCAAAGCCCCGCGGCGCCCACGGACAAGCTGGAAACGCTGGTCAAGATGCTGGAGCAGCAGAAGACGGCGGCGTCAAAGATCGTGATCAAGGCCGGAGGGCGGCTGTTCCTGGTGGACCAGAAGGACATCTGCTACGCCTCGATCGAGGACGGCGTGATCACGGTGTTCACCGCCACCACGGATGGCCAGTCGAACTGCCGCACGCTGGAAGAACTGCTGGATTCGCTCGATCCCAGCCTGTTCTGGCGGGCGCACCGCTCTTTCCTGGTGAACATCAACCGGATCAAGGAAGTGGTGCCCTGGTTCAAGAGCTCGTACCAGCTCCGCATGGACGACAAGAAGCAGTCGGAGATCCCGGTGAGCCGGGCGCAGACCAAGAGGCTGCGGGAGCTGTTCGGGTTGTAG
- the purS gene encoding phosphoribosylformylglycinamidine synthase subunit PurS gives MKAYVYVSLKKTVLDPQGKTIHGALKKMGYADIHDVRQGKYFEITLANGDREAAKAEVERIAREVLTNPVIEEFRYSLED, from the coding sequence ATGAAAGCCTACGTCTATGTCTCCCTGAAGAAGACTGTCCTCGATCCCCAAGGCAAGACCATCCACGGCGCGCTGAAGAAGATGGGCTACGCCGACATCCATGACGTGCGTCAGGGGAAGTACTTCGAGATCACGCTGGCCAACGGCGACCGCGAGGCGGCCAAGGCCGAGGTGGAACGCATTGCGCGCGAGGTGCTGACCAACCCGGTGATCGAAGAGTTTCGGTACTCGCTCGAAGATTAG
- a CDS encoding acetyl-CoA C-acetyltransferase, with amino-acid sequence MQDVFILSAVRTAIGKFGGSLMSQTAADMGVVAAKAAMERAGVEPGQVEETIFGNARQAGGGPNVARQISIRSGVPQEVPAYTVNQACASGMKTIALGYLEILQGNMECVLAGGTESMSRLPYYLEGARWGYRLGNSELVDGMYRDGFFCPVAKMVMGETAELLAEQYKIGREEQDQYALCSQQRAERAINSGRFEDEIVPVTIESKKGATTFARDEHPFLGASLEKMAKLAPAFDKKTGTITAGNASGITDGAAAVVVAGESLVKKHNLKPLARIVGAASAGVDPRTMGIGPVPAVRKLERKTGIKLEQYDVVELNEAFAAQVLACDRELHFDRSKLNVNGGAIALGHPIGCTGTRITVTLLHEMMKRKAQRGLATLCVSGGMGMALAVERV; translated from the coding sequence CGCTTATGTCGCAGACGGCCGCGGACATGGGCGTGGTCGCGGCCAAGGCGGCGATGGAGCGCGCCGGGGTCGAGCCCGGGCAGGTCGAGGAAACGATCTTCGGCAACGCGCGGCAGGCGGGCGGCGGGCCCAACGTAGCGCGGCAGATCTCCATCCGCAGCGGGGTGCCACAGGAGGTGCCGGCGTACACCGTGAACCAGGCGTGCGCGTCGGGCATGAAGACGATCGCGCTCGGCTACCTGGAGATCCTGCAGGGCAACATGGAGTGCGTGCTGGCGGGCGGGACGGAGTCGATGTCGCGGCTTCCCTACTACCTCGAGGGCGCGCGCTGGGGATACCGGCTGGGCAACAGCGAGCTGGTGGATGGGATGTATCGCGATGGCTTCTTCTGCCCCGTGGCCAAAATGGTGATGGGCGAGACCGCGGAGCTGCTGGCCGAGCAGTACAAGATCGGACGCGAAGAGCAGGACCAGTACGCGCTGTGCTCGCAGCAGAGGGCGGAGCGCGCCATCAATAGCGGGCGCTTCGAGGACGAGATCGTGCCGGTGACCATCGAGAGCAAGAAAGGCGCGACCACGTTCGCCAGGGACGAGCACCCGTTCCTGGGAGCGTCGCTGGAGAAGATGGCGAAGCTGGCGCCGGCGTTCGACAAGAAGACCGGAACGATCACCGCAGGAAATGCATCGGGGATCACCGACGGAGCGGCGGCGGTAGTGGTGGCGGGCGAGTCGTTGGTCAAGAAGCACAACCTGAAACCTCTGGCGCGGATCGTGGGAGCGGCGTCAGCGGGCGTGGACCCGCGGACCATGGGGATCGGGCCGGTGCCGGCAGTCAGAAAACTAGAGCGGAAGACCGGGATTAAGTTAGAGCAGTACGACGTGGTCGAGTTGAACGAGGCGTTTGCGGCGCAGGTGTTGGCGTGCGACCGCGAGCTGCATTTCGATAGGTCGAAGCTGAATGTGAATGGCGGGGCGATCGCGCTGGGGCATCCCATCGGCTGCACGGGAACACGGATCACGGTCACTTTGTTGCACGAAATGATGAAGCGCAAAGCGCAGCGCGGGCTGGCGACGTTGTGCGTGAGCGGCGGGATGGGGATGGCGCTGGCGGTGGAGCGGGTATGA
- the glmS gene encoding glutamine--fructose-6-phosphate transaminase (isomerizing), translating into MCGIVGYVGKKRVVPVIVEGLRRLEYRGYDSAGIAVGGNGDGLQVRRAEGKLRNLEEAIRLKPLDGTYGIGHTRWATHGRPTEENAHPHRDCTGKIVVVHNGIIENYLQLKKKLTEEGHKFTTETDTEVIAHLVEKYHFAKDGSKQVSLEEAVRKTAKELTGVFAMAIIAADERDKIVAARNGPPAVIGLGKDEYFVASDVPAILYHTRDLFFLADGDLAVITPAGVQLTDFDGKPIQRQVQHVTWDPIMAEKGGFKHFMLKEIYEQPRAVRDTTLGRVSLDSGKIFLEEMEITEADFRNCGKINIAACGTSWHAGQAGKFMIERLARIPVEVDYASEWRYRDPLVTADAITVLISQSGETADTIAAQREAKAKGSKTLAICNVVGSMIPREAAGTIYTHAGPEIGVASTKAFSAQLTALFLLALHMAEVRKSITNDCARKMITELTRIPGKLEALLARDEETEDLAKEYSRAQDFLFLGRGIHYPIALEGALKLKEISYIHAEGYPAGEMKHGPNALIDENLPVVVIATRDAESAESMTRYEKTLSNIKEVKARSGKVIALATDGDEEIRESVDNVIYIPPAPELLSPILEVIPMQLLAYHIAVRRGCDVDQPRNLAKSVTVE; encoded by the coding sequence GTGTGTGGAATCGTTGGCTACGTAGGTAAGAAGCGGGTAGTGCCCGTGATCGTAGAGGGGCTGCGGCGGCTGGAGTATCGCGGGTACGATTCGGCGGGGATTGCGGTGGGCGGCAACGGCGACGGGCTGCAGGTGCGGCGCGCCGAGGGCAAGCTGCGCAACCTGGAAGAGGCCATCCGCCTGAAGCCGCTCGACGGCACCTACGGCATCGGCCACACGCGCTGGGCCACCCACGGGCGTCCGACGGAAGAAAACGCCCACCCGCACCGCGACTGCACGGGCAAGATCGTGGTGGTGCACAACGGCATCATCGAGAACTATCTCCAGCTCAAGAAGAAGCTGACCGAGGAAGGCCACAAGTTCACCACCGAGACCGACACCGAGGTGATCGCCCACCTGGTGGAGAAGTACCACTTCGCCAAGGACGGCAGCAAGCAGGTCTCGCTGGAAGAGGCGGTGCGCAAGACGGCCAAGGAACTGACAGGCGTGTTCGCGATGGCCATCATCGCGGCCGATGAGCGGGACAAGATCGTGGCGGCGCGCAATGGGCCGCCGGCGGTGATCGGGCTGGGCAAGGACGAGTACTTCGTGGCGTCGGACGTGCCCGCGATCCTGTATCACACGCGCGACCTGTTCTTCCTGGCCGACGGCGACCTGGCGGTGATCACGCCGGCGGGCGTGCAGCTCACCGACTTCGACGGCAAACCCATCCAGCGCCAGGTGCAGCACGTGACCTGGGACCCGATCATGGCGGAGAAGGGCGGCTTCAAGCACTTCATGCTCAAGGAGATCTACGAGCAGCCGCGCGCGGTGCGGGACACCACGCTGGGACGCGTCTCGCTGGATTCGGGCAAGATCTTCCTGGAAGAGATGGAGATCACCGAGGCCGACTTCCGCAATTGCGGCAAGATCAACATCGCCGCCTGCGGCACCAGCTGGCACGCGGGACAGGCGGGCAAGTTCATGATCGAGCGGCTGGCCCGCATCCCGGTGGAGGTGGACTACGCCAGCGAGTGGCGCTACCGCGACCCGCTGGTGACGGCGGACGCGATCACGGTGCTGATCTCGCAGTCGGGCGAGACTGCCGACACCATCGCGGCGCAGCGCGAGGCCAAAGCGAAGGGCTCGAAAACGCTGGCCATCTGCAACGTGGTTGGGTCCATGATCCCGCGCGAGGCGGCGGGGACGATCTATACGCACGCCGGGCCGGAGATCGGCGTGGCCTCGACCAAGGCGTTCTCGGCGCAGCTCACCGCGCTGTTCCTGCTGGCGCTCCACATGGCCGAGGTGCGCAAGTCCATCACCAACGACTGCGCCAGGAAGATGATCACGGAACTGACGCGCATCCCCGGCAAGCTGGAGGCGCTGCTGGCGCGGGACGAGGAGACCGAAGACCTGGCCAAGGAATACTCGCGGGCGCAGGACTTCCTGTTCCTGGGGCGCGGCATCCACTACCCCATCGCGCTCGAAGGCGCGCTCAAGCTGAAAGAGATCTCGTACATCCATGCCGAGGGCTATCCGGCGGGCGAGATGAAGCACGGCCCCAATGCCCTGATCGACGAGAACCTGCCGGTGGTGGTCATCGCGACACGAGACGCCGAGAGTGCCGAGTCCATGACGCGCTACGAGAAGACGCTGTCGAACATCAAGGAGGTAAAGGCGCGCTCCGGCAAGGTGATCGCGCTGGCGACCGACGGCGATGAGGAGATCCGGGAGTCGGTGGACAACGTGATCTACATCCCGCCGGCGCCGGAGTTGCTCTCGCCCATCCTCGAGGTCATCCCGATGCAGCTCCTGGCGTACCACATCGCGGTGCGTCGCGGGTGCGACGTGGACCAGCCCAGGAACTTAGCGAAGTCAGTAACGGTCGAGTAG